The sequence below is a genomic window from Salinispira pacifica.
AAAGCTTGGTGAAGCCCTCGGTAACTCACTGAAGGAACTGAAGGTGACGGAAGTCGTTTTTGACAGAAATGGTAGACTGTATCACGGAGTCATTAAAGCCTTCGCTGATGGTGCCCGGAAGTCCGGTATCAAATTCTAGGGAGGAATGATGGATCGGAGAAACAGAGGTCGCGATCGCGATCAAGACAAAGAATTTAGTGAAAAGCTGATCCAGCTTAACCGGGTAGCAAAAGTTGTAAAGGGCGGACGCCGCTTCAGCTTTTCCGCTCTGGTGGTTGTGGGAGATAAAAAGGGCCGTGTCGGTTTCGGGTTCGGTAAAGCAAACGATGTGTCCGAAGCCATCCGGAAGGCCGTTGAGAAGGGTAAGAAAAGCCTGGTAGTTGTACCCATTAAGAATGGTACGCTTCCCCACAAGATTACCGGCAAATACAAAAGCTCATCCATACTTATGAAGCCTGCCGCCCCCGGTGCGGGAGTAATCGCCGGCGGTGCTGTTCGTGCAATCCTCGAGCTTGGTGGTCTCAGTGACGTGCTCAGCAAGTCCCTGGGAAGTCAGAATGCAATTAACGTTGTAAAAGCCACCTTCAACGGTCTCGAGAACGTAATGGATGCTAAGAAAATTGCCAGCGACCGGGGTAAATCCCTGAAGGAGCTGTGGGGTTAAGCTATGAAGGTACGAATTACGTTGAAAAAGAGTCCCAACGGCCGGAAGCCCAGACACAGAGCTACTGTTGAAGCTCTGGGTCTGCGAAAGCTTAACCAGTCGATTGAGAAGGAACTGAATCCCATGATTCAGGGAATGATCAATACAGTTGATTATCTCCTTGAGGTTGAGGAGCTGAAGAAATGAGCATGTTGAAGAAACCTGAAGGTTCAACCCGTCGTCGCAAACGGGTCGGCAGGGGACAGGGCAGCGGCCTTGGTCTCACCGCCGGCCGGGGTGACAACGGTCAGAACGCACGCTCCGGCGGCGGAGTACGCCCGGGGTTTGAAGGTGGCCAGATGCCTCTGTACCGCCGGATTGCCCGCAGGGGTTTCAGTAACTATCCTTTCAAGACCAAGGTTGCCGTACTGAATCTGGACGCTCTGCAGCAGAATTATAAAAGTGGAGAAACCGTATCCCTCGAAAGCCTTGCAAAAAAAGGCCTGATCAAGAGCAGGGAAAAGAACGTGAAGATACTGGGTAATGGTGAAATCAAGAAAAAACTCAGCGTCGAATACATTGCGGTTTCCGAGTCTGCCAAGGCAAAGATAGAAAAAGCCGGCGGAACTGTAACAGAACTCAAAGTACTTGATACACAGGAACAGAACGATGGCGAATAATGCGTTGCTCGACATATTCAGAATCAAGGATCTCCGGGACAGAATTTTATTCACCCTGGGTGTGCTGGTAATTTACCGGGTGGGAACATTTATTCCCATTCCCGGTATCAATGTCAGCGCCATTCAGAATGCAATAACCGCCTCCCAGGCGGGAAGCGGACTGAGCATCACCGGATATCTGGATTTCTTCTCTGGCGGCGCATTCTCAAACTTTTCTGTTTTCATGTTGGGTATTATGCCCTACATCTCCATGTCAATTATCATGCAGCTGATGCTGCTGGTGTTCCCTTCCCTGAAGAAGCTTCAGATGGAAGAGGGCGGTTCCAAGAAGATTCAGCGGTATATCCGTTACGGAACCGTTGTGGTTGCACTCATGCAGTCTTTGGTAATTCGTCAGTATGCGAACAGCATTCCCGACGCCATTGCCCTGGATAACCGATTTGTGTTCACCATATTCGCCATGCTTTCAGTTACCGTGGGTACCATGTTTCTCATGTGGCTTGGAGAGCAGATCAATCAGAGAGGTATCGGTAACGGTATATCCCTGATCATATTCGCAGGTATTGTTGCGCGGATGCCCGGTGCATTCTGGTCACTGTATCAGGAAATGCTCAACGGGCTGAATCCGGTGTTTGTAATGCTTGCAATTCTGATGTTTGTCGCCGTAATTGTACTTGTTATTTATGAACAGCGGGGTCAGCGGAAAATTCCGGTGAACTATGCAAAGCGGGTTGTTGGACGCCGAATGTACGGGGCTCAGAGCACCTACATTCCATTCAAAATCAATCCGTCCGGGGTTATTCCGGTAATTTTTGCTTCTTCCATTCTGACATTTCCCATTCAGATCGCAAGCGGTCTGGCTGCGGATGTGAGATGGCTTCAGAGTTTGCAGAGATTCCTGAGTCCCGATGGAGCACCCTACATCATTATCTACACGCTCCTAATTGTCTTCTTTGCATACTTTTACACCCAGGTTTCCCTGAATCCCATTGAAATTTCTCGGCAGATAAGGGAGAATGGCGGTTCTATACCCGGTATCCGGGCGGAAAAGATGGAAGAGCATATGTCGAAGGTTCTCAATCGGATTATCCTTCCCGGCGCGCTCTTTCTGGCGTTCATAGCAGTCATACCAACCATCGCCCAGTCAGTTTTTGACTTTCCGGTTCAGGTTGCATACCTGATGGGTGGTACTTCCCTGCTGATTCTTGTTGGTGTTGACCTTGATCTGATGAGTCAGATTGAAGGGCAACTGCGAATGCATCACCACGATGGTCTTACAAAGAAGGGACGCATTAAGTCCCGGAACTTGTAAAGTAAAAAGGACGAATTATGAAAGTACGGGTTAGTGTTAAGCCAATCTGTGACAATTGCAAAGTTATTCGGCGGCGGGGGGTTGTACGCATTATCTGTGATAATCCCAAGCATAAGCAGAGACAGAAGTAGGAGGAGTTTGAATGGCTCGTATTGCCGGTGTAGACTTACCGAATAAGCACATTGAAATAGCTCTTACGTATATTTACGGGATTGGCCATACTTCCGCACAGGAAATCTGTGACAAAGCAGGAATTCCCAGAAATAAGCGTACAAATGAGCTTGATTCCGAAGAGACAAACGCTCTGCGCGGAATACTTGAAAGTGATTACAAAGTGGAAGGCCGCCTTCGGACGGAAATCAGTCTGAATATAAAGCGGCTTATGGATATCGGATCGTATCGCGGTCTTCGTCATCGAAGGGGACTTCCAGTCCGCGGGCAGCAGACACAGACAAATGCCCGAACCCGAAAGGGTAAGCGGAAGACCGTTGCAGGCAAGAAAAAGTAGTTACCCTGGAGGGTTAATCATTGGCTAAGGTTAGCAGAAAGAAGAAAGAGAAAAAGACGGTACACGAAGGACAGGTTCATATTCAGGCCACCTTCAACAACACAATTGTTACCGTATCCGATCTTCGAGGTAATACCGTTTCCTGGGCGAGTGCCGGCGGACTGGGTTTCAAGGGAGCAAAAAAATCCACTCCCTATGCAGCTCAGACAACAGCTGAAACTGCAGCTCAAAAGGCAATGGATTACGGATTGAGAGAAGTACATGTGTATGTAAAGGGTCCCGGTGTGGGACGGGAATCTGCAATCCGTTCCTTGGGAAATCTGGGCCTTCGTGTGAAGAGCATCAAAGATGTAACTCCCATTCCTCATAACGGTTGTCGGCCGCGGAAGACTCGAAGAGTCTGATGCCATCGGGGGTCAGTGTATTCTTTAGTATACATCCTATGCTTCAGAATACCGACCCTTCGCCGATAGTATGAGATAGAAGATCCAGTGGAACCAGGCGGGGTTCAGGTTCTTACAGTAATTAACCTCGCCTATACAACCAAGGAGCATACATGGCACGTAAAAACCTGTTAAAAGGTTTTAAAAAACCAAAGGGAATTACCTTCGAGCACAGTGAAGTTACTCCGGATTACGGTCGTTTTATTGCGTATCCTTTTGAACGGGGATACGGTACAACCATCGGAAATACCCTGAGGCGGATACTGTTGTCCAGCATACAGGGCTATGCTATCAGCGCGATCAGGATTACCTCCTACGATGCTGAAGGCAATGCTCACGTGCTGTCCAGTGAATATGAATCAATTCCCGAGGTTGTTGAAGATACATCAGATCTCATCAGCAGCCTCAAACAGCTTCAGATTAAACTCCCCGAAGACACTGAACAGAAAAATATTCTTGTTGAAGTGAAAGGCGAGGGAGAGATTACCGGAGCCAGTCTCGAAGTTGATTCTGAGATCGAAGTAATCAACAATGATCTTCATCTTCTTACGTGCATGCCGAATGCACATTTGGAGATAGAGGTTCAAATAGATCTCGGCCGGGGATATGTTCCAGCCGAGCTGAATGAAAACTATATCGAGATAATCGGAACCATTCCCATGGATGCAATTTTCTCGCCGATTAAGCGGGTTGTGTTCAAGACAGAGAATACCCGTGTAGGGAACCGGGCCGATTATGATAAGCTGACTCTTGAAATATGGACCGACGGAACTATCAAGCCTGACGATGCTCTGGCTGAAGCGGCGAAGATTGCCAAGGACCATTTTACCATATTTATCAACTTCGACGAGAACGATATTCTTGCCGAAGAAGATGTGGATGAAGAGAACGCCCGCATTCAGGCAATACTCGAGACACCCGTGGAAGAACTGGAACTCTCGGTTCGGTCCAGCAATTGTCTCAAGAATGCGAACATCAAATCCATAGGTGATCTCACCTCAAAAACTGAAGATGAAATTGCAAAAACACGGAACTTCGGGAAGAAGTCGCTCCAGGAGATCAAGGAAAAACTCAAAGAGTGGAACCTGAGCCTCGGAATGACGGATTACAGTTCTCTTCGGGGAACCACCCGGGTACCGGAAAATAAGGAAGATGTAAACGATGAAGCATAGAATCGGATTTAACCCCCTCGGCCGAAAGGCCAGTCACAGGGAGTCATTAACACGAAACATGGTTACATCTCTTTTTCGGTATGAGCGGATAAAAACTACCAAAACAAAGGCAATGGAAATCCGCCGGACTGCTGAAAAGATGATAACCCGAGCAAAAGAAGATTCCGTACATAACAGACGGATGGTCGGACGGAGAATAAAAGACAAGGAAATTTTGTCCAAGCTTTTCACCGATCTTGGTCCCCGCTTCAAGGAACGCAACGGCGGCTATACCCGGGTATACAAACTGGGTCAGCGCCAGGGCGATGCAGCGGAGATGGTTATTCTCGAGCTGGTGGATCGCTCAACTGAAGAGTAATCGAACAGAGCAGCATCACACAGCATATACGGTGGTCTGTACGTCAGTTTTGTAA
It includes:
- the secY gene encoding preprotein translocase subunit SecY, coding for MANNALLDIFRIKDLRDRILFTLGVLVIYRVGTFIPIPGINVSAIQNAITASQAGSGLSITGYLDFFSGGAFSNFSVFMLGIMPYISMSIIMQLMLLVFPSLKKLQMEEGGSKKIQRYIRYGTVVVALMQSLVIRQYANSIPDAIALDNRFVFTIFAMLSVTVGTMFLMWLGEQINQRGIGNGISLIIFAGIVARMPGAFWSLYQEMLNGLNPVFVMLAILMFVAVIVLVIYEQRGQRKIPVNYAKRVVGRRMYGAQSTYIPFKINPSGVIPVIFASSILTFPIQIASGLAADVRWLQSLQRFLSPDGAPYIIIYTLLIVFFAYFYTQVSLNPIEISRQIRENGGSIPGIRAEKMEEHMSKVLNRIILPGALFLAFIAVIPTIAQSVFDFPVQVAYLMGGTSLLILVGVDLDLMSQIEGQLRMHHHDGLTKKGRIKSRNL
- the rpsK gene encoding 30S ribosomal protein S11; this encodes MAKVSRKKKEKKTVHEGQVHIQATFNNTIVTVSDLRGNTVSWASAGGLGFKGAKKSTPYAAQTTAETAAQKAMDYGLREVHVYVKGPGVGRESAIRSLGNLGLRVKSIKDVTPIPHNGCRPRKTRRV
- a CDS encoding DNA-directed RNA polymerase subunit alpha, whose translation is MARKNLLKGFKKPKGITFEHSEVTPDYGRFIAYPFERGYGTTIGNTLRRILLSSIQGYAISAIRITSYDAEGNAHVLSSEYESIPEVVEDTSDLISSLKQLQIKLPEDTEQKNILVEVKGEGEITGASLEVDSEIEVINNDLHLLTCMPNAHLEIEVQIDLGRGYVPAELNENYIEIIGTIPMDAIFSPIKRVVFKTENTRVGNRADYDKLTLEIWTDGTIKPDDALAEAAKIAKDHFTIFINFDENDILAEEDVDEENARIQAILETPVEELELSVRSSNCLKNANIKSIGDLTSKTEDEIAKTRNFGKKSLQEIKEKLKEWNLSLGMTDYSSLRGTTRVPENKEDVNDEA
- the rpsM gene encoding 30S ribosomal protein S13, translated to MARIAGVDLPNKHIEIALTYIYGIGHTSAQEICDKAGIPRNKRTNELDSEETNALRGILESDYKVEGRLRTEISLNIKRLMDIGSYRGLRHRRGLPVRGQQTQTNARTRKGKRKTVAGKKK
- the rpmD gene encoding 50S ribosomal protein L30, which codes for MKVRITLKKSPNGRKPRHRATVEALGLRKLNQSIEKELNPMIQGMINTVDYLLEVEELKK
- the rplO gene encoding 50S ribosomal protein L15, giving the protein MSMLKKPEGSTRRRKRVGRGQGSGLGLTAGRGDNGQNARSGGGVRPGFEGGQMPLYRRIARRGFSNYPFKTKVAVLNLDALQQNYKSGETVSLESLAKKGLIKSREKNVKILGNGEIKKKLSVEYIAVSESAKAKIEKAGGTVTELKVLDTQEQNDGE
- the rpsE gene encoding 30S ribosomal protein S5, producing MDRRNRGRDRDQDKEFSEKLIQLNRVAKVVKGGRRFSFSALVVVGDKKGRVGFGFGKANDVSEAIRKAVEKGKKSLVVVPIKNGTLPHKITGKYKSSSILMKPAAPGAGVIAGGAVRAILELGGLSDVLSKSLGSQNAINVVKATFNGLENVMDAKKIASDRGKSLKELWG
- the rpmJ gene encoding 50S ribosomal protein L36 — protein: MKVRVSVKPICDNCKVIRRRGVVRIICDNPKHKQRQK